One part of the Paramormyrops kingsleyae isolate MSU_618 chromosome 2, PKINGS_0.4, whole genome shotgun sequence genome encodes these proteins:
- the adora2aa gene encoding adenosine A2a receptor a: MLYNAPAIVYIVLELLIAVLSVLGNVLVCWAVCLNSNLQTITNFFVVSLAAADIAVGVLAVPFAIAISTGFCAHFYGCLFIACFVLVLTQSSIFSLLAIAIDRYIAIKIPLRYNSLVTSQRAKGIIAICWVLSVVIGLTPMLGWHTKNRPQNDTKLTNSTSGPKCPSGTIECLFEKVVTMDYMVYFNFFGCVLMPLLLMLGIYLRIFMAARRQLKRMELKVVHGERSRSTLQKEVHAAKSLAIIVGLFAICWLPLHVINCFTLFCPECARPHASIMYLAIILSHANSVVNPFIYAYRIREFRHTFRRIIRRHVLGRRDHFESGSCSATRPGSTRATTLAAPPESCPAKTNGFTLDGYSDRGSFGNNLDSCNGHEGAKTTVVASAVLPPSDHVPHSPPVDITLPLHLQSGAYSSGLPTQNGDERHSPGGAEAELKAGREFSAAPIRPGFCRHTARCPELTQVS; the protein is encoded by the exons ATGCTGTACAATGCCCCTGCCATCGTCTACATCGTGCTGGAGCTGCTGATCGCCGTGCTGTCTGTCCTGGGCAACGTGCTCGTCTGCTGGGCCGTCTGCCTCAACAGCAACCTGCAGACCATCACCAACTTCTTTGTGGTGTCGCTGGCAGCAGCCGACATCGCCGTGGGGGTGCTGGCCGTGCCCTTCGCCATCGCCATCAGCACTGGCTTCTGTGCCCACTTCTACGGCTGCCTCTTCATCGCTTGCTTTGTGCTCGTCCTCACGCAGAGCTCCATCTTCAGCCTGCTGGCCATCGCCATTGACCGCTACATCGCCATCAAGATCCCACTGCG GTATAACAGCCTGGTGACAAGTCAGCGCGCCAAGGGTATCATCGCCATCTGCTGGGTGCTTTCAGTGGTCATCGGCCTCACACCCATGCTAGGCTGGCACACCAAGAACCGCCCACAGAACGACACCAAGCTCACCAACAGCACCAGTGGACCTAAGTGCCCTAGTGGCACCATCGAGTGCCTTTTTGAGAAGGTAGTCACCATGGACTACATGGTCTACTTCAACTTCTTTGGCTGTGTGCTGATGCCCCTGCTGCTCATGCTGGGCATCTACCTGCGCATCTTCATGGCTGCGCGGCGGCAGCTGAAGCGGATGGAGTTGAAGGTGGTGCATGGGGAGCGGTCACGCTCTACCCTCCAGAAGGAGGTCCACGCCGCCAAGTCTCTCGCCATCATTGTGGGACTCTTCGCCATCTGCTGGCTGCCGTTGCACGTTATCAACTGCTTCACCCTCTTCTGCCCAGAGTGCGCCCGGCCACATGCCAGCATCATGTACCTGGCCATCATCCTCTCTCACGCCAACTCGGTGGTCAACCCCTTCATCTACGCCTACCGCATCCGAGAATTCCGCCACACGTTCCGCAGGATCATCCGCCGCCATGTCCTGGGGCGCCGGGATCATTTTGAGAGCGGCTCCTGCAGCGCCACCCGGCCCGGCAGCACCCGCGCCACCACCCTTGCCGCCCCGCCTGAGTCCTGCCCTGCCAAGACCAACGGCTTTACCCTGGATGGCTATTCTGACCGTGGCAGCTTTGGCAACAACCTCGATTCCTGCAACGGCCACGAAGGTGCCAAAACGACTGTTGTTGCCAGTGCCGTCCTTCCTCCATCAGACCATGTCCCACACAGCCCCCCGGTGGATATCACCCTCCCCCTACATCTGCAGTCAGGGGCGTACTCCTCAGGACTCCCCACACAGAATGGAGATGAGCGCCATAGCCCTGGTGGTGCGGAGGCGGAGCTGAAAGCCGGCAGGGAGTTCTCCGCGGCGCCAATCAGACCAGGGTTCTGCAGACACACGGCACGCTGCCCTGAGCTCACGCAGGTGTCCTGA